The sequence GAAGAACAGCGAGCGCGGATATTCCCGGGCGATGGCGCGGCACAGCGTCTCTGCCGCGGCCACGGCCTCGGTGCCCATCTCCATGCGCGAGCCGGCGCGCAGGCCCAGCTTGCGCGCCAGCTCCACGTACCGCGCGAGCGACTCCGCCGTGCGCTCGCGGATGCGGTCCACCTCGTCCACGCCCTTCATTGCCGCCGCGTCCACCACGCCCACCGAGACGAAGACGAAGTTCTCGAAGTGGTTGGGGAAGAGCCGCTGCACGGACAGCAGCGCGTGGATTCCCAGCCCGCCGTAGCCGCCCACCAGCATCACCGCGGTCGGCTTCCCGGGGTCCAGCGGCGCCGGGTCCGGCGCGTCCGCCGCGGGCAGGCTGCTCATCACGTCGTCGAGCTGCCGGAAGCCCTCGCGCACGCGGTCGTAGTGGCGCCGGACGGCGAGGCAGACGGCGACCAGCGCGCCGGTGACCGCCACCGTCACCCATCCCCCCAGCTCGAACTTCTCGTACAGCACGCCCGCCAAGATGCCGGAGCAGAGGGCGAACGCCAGCAGGTGGATGCCCAGCCCGCGCTTGCGCCCTTCGCGGCCCTTCTCGCGGATCCAGTATCGCACCATCCCCGCCTGCGAGAGGCTGAAGGTGACGAAGACGTTGATGGAGTACATCGTCACCAGCGTGGTGATGTCGCCGCGCGTGTAGAAGAGCGTGGCGAGCGCGGCGCCGCCCATCAGCAGCACGCCGTCCTGCGCGGTGAGCCGGTCGCTGAGCTGCGCGAACCGGTGCGGCATCCAGCTGTCGATGGCCATGTTGCTCATCACCCGCGGCCCGTCGATGAAGCCCGCCTGCGCGGCCACGAAGAGCAGCGCCGCCTCCATCGCCAGCGTGAACGCCACGAAGCCGTGCCCCAGGCCGCCCCAGCGCGCCGTGAATCGCTCCAGCAGCACCGCGTTCATCGTCTTCCCGGGCTCCGGCCGCACGTGGAAGAGCAGGTACAGCAGCAGGATGCCTCCCGCCGTGGCCGCGAGCGAAACCGCCATGAGCAGCATCGTTCGCGTGGCCGTCTTCACCTTCGGCTCGCGCATGATCTGCAGGCCGTTGGAGACCGCCTCGATGCCCGTGTACGTGCCGGCGCCCATGGAGTACGCGCGGACGAAGACGGCGAAGAGGCCCAGCGCGCCCAGCGTCCCCAGGCCGTGGCGGAAGCCGGCCGTGACCTCGTGCGCGACGCGGGGCACCTCGCCAGCGTGCGTCGCCAGGCCGCCGGCGATGAGGACGGCATGCGTAACGAGGAAGAGCGCGAAGATGGGCGCGAGCACGGA is a genomic window of Longimicrobiaceae bacterium containing:
- a CDS encoding amino acid permease gives rise to the protein SVLAPIFALFLVTHAVLIAGGLATHAGEVPRVAHEVTAGFRHGLGTLGALGLFAVFVRAYSMGAGTYTGIEAVSNGLQIMREPKVKTATRTMLLMAVSLAATAGGILLLYLLFHVRPEPGKTMNAVLLERFTARWGGLGHGFVAFTLAMEAALLFVAAQAGFIDGPRVMSNMAIDSWMPHRFAQLSDRLTAQDGVLLMGGAALATLFYTRGDITTLVTMYSINVFVTFSLSQAGMVRYWIREKGREGRKRGLGIHLLAFALCSGILAGVLYEKFELGGWVTVAVTGALVAVCLAVRRHYDRVREGFRQLDDVMSSLPAADAPDPAPLDPGKPTAVMLVGGYGGLGIHALLSVQRLFPNHFENFVFVSVGVVDAAAMKGVDEVDRIRERTAESLARYVELARKLGLRAGSRMEMGTEAVAAAETLCRAIAREYPRSLFFMGKLIFLREGWFYRILHNNTADQLQRRLQFEGINTMMLPIRAMNGGQAM